GATAATCCTTGCCAAGATATGTGTGCTAATATCTCTGCTAGATGACACTTTTGATATGCAAGCTACCTTGGAAGAGGGTCGAAAGATCAACGAAGCGATACAAAGGTTAGTAGTAATCTCCTTTGGTCCTTGAATCTGCCCTCCTCTCGTAGATGGTAGTATTTtataactactccctccgtttctatgTTTTTTTAGACATTTTAAATGGACAACAACATATaaatgtatgtagacatattttagagtgtagatccactcattttgctccgtatgtagtcatttgttggactctctagaaagacttatatttacgAACAGAGGGAATAATAGTTAGTGATGACTTAAGTACATGCAGATGGGACGAGAGTGCTATCCCTATTTTACCAGTGTACTTAAAAAAATACTATGTCAAGCTGATGAATATCTTCAGAGAGTTGGAGGATGAACTGAAACAAGATCACAAGTACCGCATGGTTTATTCTAGGAAAGCGGTATATATTTATCTACCGGTTTCGTTATCAATTAGTACTATCAAAGATCATATAATTATTGTTCGTAATCTAAAGTTCTCCTCCTGTATATATGCACACAGATCCAAACTCTATGCAGGCATTACCAACAAGAATCTGAATGGTTCCATAGCAATTACATACCAAGCTTTCAAGATCACATCAAGAACTCTGTTATCTCCACAGGTGCTCCAGCTACATTCGTGACTTCACTCATTGGTATGGGCGACGAAGTAACTGAGGAAACATTCCAGTGGGCCATTGGTTGCACCGATGCCGTGAAGGCTTGCAGTGAGGTGGCACGTTTCATGAATGACATGACTGCATTTCAGGTACATATATGTGTGTGCGTGTGCACATTCAATTGTTCATTTACTTGGTGATTATCCTTAAATAATTGTAGAGTAAAGTGAATTGTCTAATTTTGTAAATATTCGTGTGTTCACACTTGACAGCACGGGAAGAACAAACTGGATGTGGCCAGCTCAGTAGATAGCTATATCAACCAACATCATGTTACGGGTGAGGTAGCAATGGCCGCGGTGGGTAAACTGGTTGAAGATGCATGGAAAACTACCAATCAGGCACGATTTGACCGTCGTGCTATGCTCCTGCCTTTAGAACGAATCATCAGACTGACCAAGAGCATGACCTTGATGTACCGTGGCAATATTAAcctgtacacattcacaagtggCAACAAAGACAAGATCCAGCAGCAGTTCATCGAACCTATCCCACTCTAGATTCTCAACATGCATGGATACTCCCTCATTCAATGGACTTATGGATGTGCACCTTGTTGTTATTGAAAAAGACTTTCGCCCCATTTCATATATAAAGCACCCTGTTGTTATGTACTTTTGGTTTGAAAATAAGCACATCTGTTTAAAACTTGGCATGTAgggtttttatttttttgcagGGTAAAAACCTTGGCATGTAGTTACAAATCATACATATACTattccctccgttccaaaataaatGACCCAACTTTATACTAATTTCATATTAAAGTTAGCACAAAGTTGAGTTATCTATTTTGAaacggaacggagggagtatttactAAGAAAAATGTTTCCAGCCGGGCCACCGGTCGCTCGTAGCGCCGGTCGCCCGTGTGCCCTCGTTCGACCAAGGCGTCATCTGTCGTCCATGTTGCTGGTCACATCATGCGTGGGGCACACCCCACCGATGTGCATCCTTGTCCCCTCTCCCGACACTCGTTCCTATTCCCTCTCTCTCATCTATTATATTTAGAGACATTTTAATTATGCACTTTTCCAACCCTATCAGGCCATTGTTGTTTTAAACCGTTCACTGCCTCTGTGGCCATTGGATGTGGTTGCAATCCCGCATGAGCTTCGGTGCTGAACAGAGAATGCTAGACGGGCTGGGGCGCATCTATGTATCGCTCGCCGCGATGTCTAGGCACAGCTCGCCTGCAGGGAGTCCGTACTGGGCCGGTCCAATAACCAGTTGTAGCGTCATACTGACATCATTCAtatttttatttcattttttcgtTTTCCAGGacatttttgttttatttttttacttttgttTATATTTCTGAATATAAACACATAAAATTTTAAAAAACTGTTAATCTTGCATTTGGAAGATGTTAAATATGTATAAAAATATTTTTTACATACACAAAAAAAGTATAACAGGAATGAAAATATTATAAATGTTAATCATGTGTATGAAAATTGTTTGTGACAATTACAAAATGTCACACATTTCAAAAAAAATACGTGTGTGACATTTAAAAAGATGTTTGTACAATGTAAAAAAATGCCAACGTAATTCAAAATAAATGTTTCGTGCGTTCAAAGATAATTTACTTCACAAGTTTCAAAAAGGTGTTCTTGACATTTTCAAAAAATGCTTGTGTAATGTACACAAATTGTTTTCATATTTCAAAAATGCCTTTTATCATCGGAAAAATGTTTCAAAATGTATTTTTTAAATTACACGTATTTGAAATATATTCAACACATGCTTTAATAAAAATATTAAAactgtatttgaaaaatgttaaacgtGCATAAAACATGCTTACATGTATGCGAAAAGTGTTCAACGTGTATGAAAAAGTAGACATGTGtttagaaaacaaaaaaattgacaaaaaaacaaaaagaaaagtgaataaaccaaaaaacaaaaaaccaTAGTATAATGAAGAAAATGAATAAGGAAAACTAAAGAAAACCATTAAAAACAAAGAAAACTAAAAAGATAatgaagaaaaaagaaaaaccaatGAAAACCGATGAAAAAACAAAGAAACCAAAGAACTCACaacagaaagaaagaaaaaacggACGGAACCGATCTAACACAGCGACCGGACGCGAACGAGGGAAGGCATAGTAGTCGTCCGCCCATAGGGGATTCGTATTAGGAATCGGTATACAGGCCAGATATATATATCTCGTTGTGCTCTTTTTTAGAGAGAGAAAGCGATATGTCACTTATTGTGA
The Triticum urartu cultivar G1812 unplaced genomic scaffold, Tu2.1 TuUngrouped_contig_6896, whole genome shotgun sequence DNA segment above includes these coding regions:
- the LOC125531232 gene encoding tau-cadinol synthase-like, with product MAARIRNVPIADHVPIKLSHTASNIYAWKTYFSLLFSEYNLCDHLDGTDNLFVMRTDASHCGVLRQYLYGISPDVFNKFKGEDGSFNKDITNEPRGLLSLYNAAYLSVNGESELDEAMAFARHHLESMSGSLKYPLSEQVKRSLEIPLPRTLSRVDAPYYIEEYKQEKACNPYVLELAKLEFNLLQRLHQQELKDFCRWGNDLYEEVGLSYSRHRTVEIYLWCYTIHYEKQYAHARIILAKICVLISLLDDTFDMQATLEEGRKINEAIQRWDESAIPILPVYLKKYYVKLMNIFRELEDELKQDHKYRMVYSRKAIQTLCRHYQQESEWFHSNYIPSFQDHIKNSVISTGAPATFVTSLIGMGDEVTEETFQWAIGCTDAVKACSEVARFMNDMTAFQHGKNKLDVASSVDSYINQHHVTGEVAMAAVGKLVEDAWKTTNQARFDRRAMLLPLERIIRLTKSMTLMYRGNINLYTFTSGNKDKIQQQFIEPIPL